The following are encoded in a window of Amphibacillus xylanus NBRC 15112 genomic DNA:
- the rplF gene encoding 50S ribosomal protein L6, producing MSRIGLKVIEIPEGVEVKNDNNLLTVKGPKGELTQQFHEDMKINVEGNELTVERPNDSKLNKSLHGTTRSLIFNMVEGVSKGFEKALEIQGVGYRAQKQGNKLVVNAGYSHPVEIEQPEGIEIEVPTNTKIIVKGIDKELVGAISSKIRAIRKPEPYKGKGIRYEGEYVRRKEGKTAK from the coding sequence ATGTCACGTATTGGTCTTAAGGTTATTGAAATCCCTGAAGGCGTTGAAGTCAAAAATGACAACAACTTGCTAACTGTTAAAGGCCCTAAAGGCGAATTAACACAGCAATTTCATGAGGATATGAAAATTAATGTAGAAGGTAACGAATTGACGGTTGAAAGACCGAATGATAGCAAGCTAAATAAATCTCTACACGGTACAACTAGAAGTTTAATCTTCAACATGGTTGAAGGTGTTTCTAAAGGGTTCGAGAAAGCATTAGAAATTCAAGGTGTTGGTTACCGTGCACAAAAACAAGGTAACAAACTAGTTGTGAACGCTGGATATTCTCACCCAGTAGAGATTGAACAGCCAGAAGGTATTGAGATTGAAGTACCAACTAACACAAAGATCATTGTTAAAGGAATTGACAAAGAACTTGTTGGTGCAATCAGCTCTAAGATTCGCGCAATTCGTAAACCAGAGCCTTACAAAGGTAAAGGTATTCGCTACGAAGGTGAATATGTACGTCGTAAAGAAGGTAAGACAGCTAAGTAA
- the rplE gene encoding 50S ribosomal protein L5 → MNELKVKYNEEIVKSLVEKFNYDSVMQAPKVEKIVINMGVGDAVQNAKVLDSAVEELGLISGQKPLITRARKSIAGFRLREGMPIGAKVTLRGERMYEFLQKLIHVSLPRVRDFRGISNKAFDGRGNYTLGIKEQLIFPEVDYDLVSKVRGLDIVIVTTANTDEEARELLTQLGMPFQK, encoded by the coding sequence ATGAACGAGTTGAAAGTAAAATATAATGAAGAAATCGTTAAATCATTAGTAGAAAAATTTAATTATGATTCAGTAATGCAAGCACCTAAAGTTGAAAAAATCGTTATTAATATGGGTGTAGGTGATGCCGTTCAAAACGCAAAAGTTTTAGATAGTGCGGTAGAAGAACTCGGCTTGATTTCAGGTCAAAAACCTTTAATCACAAGAGCAAGAAAGTCAATTGCAGGTTTCCGTTTGCGTGAAGGCATGCCAATCGGTGCGAAAGTAACCCTTCGTGGGGAGCGCATGTATGAATTCTTACAAAAATTAATTCATGTATCACTTCCACGTGTACGAGATTTTCGTGGTATTTCAAATAAAGCATTTGATGGTCGTGGCAATTACACGTTAGGTATAAAAGAACAATTGATTTTCCCGGAAGTAGACTATGACTTAGTAAGTAAAGTTCGCGGATTAGACATCGTTATTGTTACAACAGCTAACACTGACGAAGAAGCTCGTGAACTATTAACTCAACTAGGCATGCCTTTCCAAAAATAA
- the rpsN gene encoding 30S ribosomal protein S14 — protein sequence MAKKSMIAKQKRTKKFKVQEYTRCERCGRPHSVLRKFKLCRICFRELAYKGQIPGVKKASW from the coding sequence GTGGCTAAAAAATCGATGATTGCAAAACAGAAACGGACTAAGAAATTTAAAGTACAAGAATACACACGTTGTGAACGTTGTGGTCGTCCACACTCTGTATTACGTAAATTTAAACTTTGCCGAATTTGCTTCCGAGAACTTGCCTATAAAGGTCAAATTCCTGGTGTTAAAAAAGCAAGCTGGTAA
- the rpsE gene encoding 30S ribosomal protein S5: protein MRLEIDPNKLDLEERVVTINRVTKVAKGGRTFRFAALVVVGDKNGHVGLGTGKAQEVPEAIRKAVDNAKKNLIKVPLVGTTIPHEVTGRFGAGTILIKPAVEGTGVIAGGPVRAVLELAGIGDILSKSLGSNTPINVVRATIQGLSELRPAEEIAKLRGKTVDELLG, encoded by the coding sequence TTGCGTTTAGAAATCGATCCGAATAAATTAGATTTAGAAGAACGAGTAGTTACAATTAACCGTGTAACTAAAGTTGCTAAAGGTGGACGTACGTTCCGTTTTGCTGCACTTGTTGTTGTAGGCGATAAAAACGGTCATGTAGGTCTTGGTACTGGTAAAGCACAAGAAGTACCTGAAGCAATTAGAAAAGCAGTAGACAATGCGAAGAAAAACTTAATTAAAGTACCACTTGTTGGAACTACAATTCCACACGAAGTAACTGGTCGTTTCGGTGCAGGTACAATCTTAATTAAACCAGCAGTAGAAGGTACTGGGGTTATCGCAGGTGGACCAGTTCGTGCCGTACTTGAATTAGCTGGAATTGGTGATATTTTATCTAAGTCATTAGGTTCTAACACACCAATTAACGTTGTTCGCGCAACAATTCAAGGTTTAAGTGAACTTAGACCAGCAGAAGAAATAGCAAAACTACGTGGTAAAACAGTAGATGAATTGTTAGGATAA
- the rpsH gene encoding 30S ribosomal protein S8: MVMTDPIADMLTRIRNANKARHEKLEIPASNVKKEIAEILKREGFIRDYEFVEDNKQGVLRVFLKYGVNEQHVITGLKRISKPGLRVYVKADEIPRVLNGLGIAIISTSKGILSDKEAREQTVGGEVLAYVW; the protein is encoded by the coding sequence ATGGTTATGACAGATCCAATTGCAGATATGCTAACACGTATTCGTAATGCAAATAAGGCTCGCCATGAGAAGCTAGAGATTCCTGCATCTAACGTTAAAAAGGAGATCGCTGAAATCTTAAAGCGCGAGGGCTTTATTCGTGATTATGAATTCGTTGAAGATAATAAACAAGGTGTTTTACGTGTTTTCCTTAAGTATGGTGTAAATGAACAACATGTAATTACTGGTCTGAAAAGAATTAGTAAGCCAGGACTACGTGTATATGTAAAAGCTGATGAAATACCACGTGTACTTAACGGTTTAGGTATTGCGATTATATCAACATCTAAAGGAATCCTTTCAGATAAAGAAGCTCGCGAACAAACAGTTGGTGGCGAGGTATTGGCATACGTTTGGTAA
- the rplR gene encoding 50S ribosomal protein L18 has translation MIRKLDKNVVRKKRHLRVRKNLFGTEERPRLNVFRSNKHIYAQLIDDINGKTLASASTVDKEYTEKFTGNIDAAKLVGELIAKRALDKGYKTVVFDRGGYLYHGRVKTLADAAREAGLEF, from the coding sequence ATGATCAGAAAACTTGATAAAAATGTTGTGCGTAAAAAGAGACATCTACGTGTTCGTAAAAACTTGTTTGGTACTGAAGAACGTCCACGCTTAAACGTATTCCGTTCAAACAAACACATTTACGCGCAATTAATCGATGACATCAATGGTAAAACTTTAGCAAGTGCATCTACAGTTGATAAAGAATACACTGAGAAATTCACTGGAAATATTGATGCCGCTAAACTTGTTGGAGAATTAATTGCAAAACGTGCGTTAGATAAAGGTTACAAGACTGTGGTTTTTGATCGTGGAGGATATTTATACCACGGACGTGTAAAAACTCTAGCAGATGCTGCCCGTGAGGCGGGTCTTGAATTTTAA
- the rpmD gene encoding 50S ribosomal protein L30 — protein sequence MANKLEITLVRSVIGRTETQKQTVKALGLNKINQSVVCDDTPSVRGIINKVSHLVSVKEL from the coding sequence ATGGCTAATAAGTTAGAAATTACCCTCGTGCGCAGTGTTATAGGCAGAACGGAAACTCAAAAACAAACAGTTAAAGCCTTAGGATTAAACAAAATTAATCAATCCGTTGTATGTGACGATACACCTTCGGTAAGAGGGATCATTAATAAAGTATCACATTTAGTATCGGTTAAAGAATTGTAA